AACGCCGGTGTTGACGGCGTAGTGGCTCATCTGGTCGCCGACGCCGTAGGTGCACCAGCCGAGCGCCATCTCCGAAAGGTCGCCGGTGCCGATGACGAAGCCGCGCCGCTGGTTGGCGAGGCGGAACAGGTAGTCCGTGCGCAGGCCCGCCTGCACGTTCTCGAAGGTGATGTCGTAGACCGGCTCGCCGCCCGCGAACGGGTGGCCCATGTCGGCGAGCATCTGCCGGGCGGCCGGACGGATGTCGATCTCGTCCGCCGTGACGCCGAGCGCACGCATCAGCCGCCAGGCGTTCTCCTTCGTGGCCTCCCCGGTGGCGAACCCTGGCATCGTGAAGCCCAGGATATTGCTGCGGGGCACGCCGAGACGGTCGCAGACCTTGGCCGCCACGATGAGCGCGTGGGTCGAATCGAGGCCGCCCGAGACGCCGATGACCATGTTGCCGCCGCCGGTCGCCTCGTAGCGGCGGCGCAGGCCCTCGACCTGGATGTTGAAGGCCTCGTAGCAGTCCTGGTCGAGGTGGCTTTCGCGGTTCGGCACGTACGGGAAGCGGCGGATCGGCCGCACGAGGCCGATGTCGCCGTACGCCGGCTGATGCTCGAAGCGGACCCAGCGGAACGTCTCGCCCTCGCCCAGCGCGAAGTCCGCGCCGTCACCGAACGTCGGCGTCGACATCCGCTCCGAGAGGATGCGCCCCGTGTCGACGTCGGCGATGCAGAGCTGCGGCTCGAGGCTGAAGCGCTCCGCCTCGGCCAGCATGTCGCCGAGTTCGTATATGGCGCCCTGCCCGTCCCAGGCGACGTCCGTTGTGCTCTCGCCGGGGCCGGCGGCCGAGTAGGCGTACGCGGCGACGGCACGCTGGGACTGCGAGCGGCAGAGCGAATGGCGGTCGTCGGCCTTGCCGATGACGATGTTGGAGGCCGACAGATTGGCGAGGATCGTCGCCCCGGCAAGCGCTCCCTTGGAAGACGGCGGGATCGGCGCCCAGACGTCCTCGCAGATCTCGACGTGGAAGACGAAGCCCGGCAGGTCGCTGGCGGCGAAGAGGAGGTCGATGCCGAACGGCACAGTGCGCCCTGCGACCTCGATCTCCTCGCCGACGCGGAAGCGCCCGTGCGAGAACCACCGCATCTCGTAGTACTCGCGGTAGTTCGGCAGGAACGCCTTCGGAACCACGCCGAGGATCGCCCCGCGCGAGACCACGACGGCGCAGTTGTAGAGCCGCCCCTTGTGGCGCAGCGGCGCCCCCAGGAGGAGCACCGGGGTCAGCGACTCGCTCTCGGCGACGATGGTCGCGATGGCGTCCTCCACGGCATCGAGGACCGCGGCCTGATGGTGCAGGTCGTCGATCGCGTAGGAGGAGATGCAGAGCTCGGGGTAGATCAGGAGGTCGACCGACGACTGATGCGCGCGGCGCGCCTCGGTGATGATGGCGTCACGATTGAAGGGAACGTCCGCCGGGCGGCCGTTGGGGGTCGACGTCGCGACGCGCACGAAGCCGTGCCGGTGCATGGCGTAGAAGTTGGCGGTCGACACGGCGTTCACCCTCGTGATCGTCAGAACGGTGCGGGCGTTCCGCCCGGCACCCGGCTCAGGGACGATCGGTCCCCCAACCGGCCGCTCGAGGCAACCCCTTAGCGCCGTTGTTAAACGCCGAGCCGGCGGGTTCGTCCAGAGGGGCGCGTCCGGCCCCCCGTCGGAGCCCGGCGCTGTGCTGCACCGGGGCCCGGATACGTCCTCAGGCCGGGTCGAGGATTGTCGCCGGTGCGACGGGCGGTGCGGCGGAGACGGTCGGGCCGAATCGCTTCTCGAAGGTCTCGCGCAGGACCATGTCCACCTCCTCCATCGTGACGATGCGGCCGAGGGCGGCGAGGCTCGTCACCCCGTGCTCGCGCACGCCGCACGGGACGATGCCCGAGAAGTGGGAGAGGTCCGGCTCCACGTTGAGGGAGATGCCGTGGAAGGTGACCCAGCGGCGGACCCGCACTCCGATGGCGGCGATCTTGTCCTCGCCCATCCCGCCGGGGCGCTGGACCCAGACACCGACGCGCCCGTCGCGGAGCTCCCCGCGCACGTTGAAGGCGTCGAGGGCGTCGATGATCCAGGCCTCCAGGGACTGGACATAGGCGCGCACGTCACGCCCGCGCTCGCGCAGGTCCATCATGAGGTAGGCAACGCGCTGTCCGGGGCCGTGATAGGTGTACTGGCCGCCGCGCCCGGTCTTGATGACGGGGAAGCGGTCAGGCTCGACGAGGTCGGCGTCCCTGGCGCTGGTACCGGCCGTGTAGACGGGCGGATGCTCCAGGAGCCAGACGGCCTCGCCGGCGCGGTGCTCGGCGATCGCGGCCGCGCGCGCTTCCTGCGCGCGAAGCGCGTCGTTGTAGTCGACGAGGTCGTCGGAGATCATCCATTCGGCTGGCATGGTCCGAATGTCGAGCACCGGCGCCCCGATTGCAAGATCGGACCGCCGCGCTCCGGGCGCTTTCGCGACCGACGGCCGGTCCTAGCTGAAGAGCCCGCGCATCGGCTTGAGGTCGGCGTCCTCGAGCGGCACGCGGTGCGCGACGTCCTCGTCGACATAGTTGCCGTCCGCGAACGCTCCCCTTGGCCCGCCGAACAGCCCGTCGGAGCTCGGCGGGTCGAACGGCATCGTCTCGAAGAACATTCCGTCCAGCACCGAGGCGAGGTCGGCGGCGGAGTTCGCAAATGCGTTCATCGATCGTCTCCCGATCCTTCCGGATTGCCGGGGATTGCAGCAATCCATGTCTGAACCCGGGATGTAGGGCCGGGCGGCGGAAACGCGTGTGTTCGGCGTCACAGTCGGAGCGTCAAACAGAATGCTGGGGCATGGGTGTTGAAATACGTTCACACAGCGCTTGAAACCCCGAACGGAGGATGCTACTTGCCGCCCATTCCGACGCGGTCGTGGCGGAAT
This genomic window from Acuticoccus sediminis contains:
- a CDS encoding NAD(+) synthase, which codes for MHRHGFVRVATSTPNGRPADVPFNRDAIITEARRAHQSSVDLLIYPELCISSYAIDDLHHQAAVLDAVEDAIATIVAESESLTPVLLLGAPLRHKGRLYNCAVVVSRGAILGVVPKAFLPNYREYYEMRWFSHGRFRVGEEIEVAGRTVPFGIDLLFAASDLPGFVFHVEICEDVWAPIPPSSKGALAGATILANLSASNIVIGKADDRHSLCRSQSQRAVAAYAYSAAGPGESTTDVAWDGQGAIYELGDMLAEAERFSLEPQLCIADVDTGRILSERMSTPTFGDGADFALGEGETFRWVRFEHQPAYGDIGLVRPIRRFPYVPNRESHLDQDCYEAFNIQVEGLRRRYEATGGGNMVIGVSGGLDSTHALIVAAKVCDRLGVPRSNILGFTMPGFATGEATKENAWRLMRALGVTADEIDIRPAARQMLADMGHPFAGGEPVYDITFENVQAGLRTDYLFRLANQRRGFVIGTGDLSEMALGWCTYGVGDQMSHYAVNTGVPKTLIQYLIRWTIRTGQFDAATAKVLDAILATKFSPELVPADESEELQDTEAKIGPYELHDFFLFHTMRYGLPPSKVAFMAWHAWRNVDEGLWPIAFPLDARRSYDLPTIAKWLETFLWRFFAFSQFKRSAIPNGPKVSPGGALSPRGDWRAPSDAVAQVWLDELRAALPK
- the lipB gene encoding lipoyl(octanoyl) transferase LipB, giving the protein MPAEWMISDDLVDYNDALRAQEARAAAIAEHRAGEAVWLLEHPPVYTAGTSARDADLVEPDRFPVIKTGRGGQYTYHGPGQRVAYLMMDLRERGRDVRAYVQSLEAWIIDALDAFNVRGELRDGRVGVWVQRPGGMGEDKIAAIGVRVRRWVTFHGISLNVEPDLSHFSGIVPCGVREHGVTSLAALGRIVTMEEVDMVLRETFEKRFGPTVSAAPPVAPATILDPA